Genomic DNA from Calditerrivibrio sp.:
ATCTTATTAGACATAATTTAAACTCCTGATAAATAGTCAGTCTACTTCAATATCAGCTATGGCAAGCTCTTCTCCACTTATTATTTCAACATTTATAGAATTACACTTTTTACAAACAAAATAGTACTCCTCATACTCACCTTCATCACCACAGTCAAGACACCTCCCCTTAATCGCTACCACTTGCACATTTAGAGTAGCATCATTTGCAATGGTGTCTTGTTTTAAAACATCAAAAGCAGTTATTAACGATTCTTTCTCTATCGACG
This window encodes:
- the hypA gene encoding hydrogenase maturation nickel metallochaperone HypA; the protein is MHEASIAQSILDIVVDTALKNNAKKVTAVNVLIGKLASIEKESLITAFDVLKQDTIANDATLNVQVVAIKGRCLDCGDEGEYEEYYFVCKKCNSINVEIISGEELAIADIEVD